The Toxorhynchites rutilus septentrionalis strain SRP chromosome 3, ASM2978413v1, whole genome shotgun sequence genome includes a region encoding these proteins:
- the LOC129773602 gene encoding uncharacterized protein LOC129773602, producing the protein MEKNKNKTTTKNQFERIVLLLEQEPDIAKGFSRGNSGPFWDDLAAEVNSLGPPIRDGSGWKKVWADYKSGLKRKLAHNKREQRATGGGPNKIINLSELEEQAVRTTLNFTRCFSM; encoded by the exons AT ggaaaaaaacaaaaacaaaacaaccactAAAAATCAGTTCGAGCGGATTGTGCTGCTTCTGGAGCAAGAGCCGGACATAGCAAAGGGTTTCTCCCGAGGAAATTCCGGACCCTTCTGGGATGATCTGGCGGCAGAAGTCAATAGTTTGGGACCGCCTATTCGCGATGGAAGTGGATGGAAAAAG GTTTGGGCGGACTATAAGTCCGGATTAAAGCGAAAACTCGCTCACAACAAACGGGAGCAGAGGGCGACAGGTGGAGGacccaataaaattatcaatttgtcCGAGCTGGAGGAGCAGGCAGTTCGTACAACATTGAACTTCACTCGTTGTTTCTCGATGTGA
- the LOC129773601 gene encoding uncharacterized protein LOC129773601 has translation MVEVTPSQNENPTKIFYLSYHCVLKPTSSTTKLRVVFDGSAESSTGVSVNQTQMVGPTVQNDLVSIHLKFRTFQYAISANIPKMYRQVGIDDVFLRIFWRNNSDDALKVYALKTVTYGLASSPFLATMALIQLANDEEQRYPLAATTVKKSFYIDDMLAGANSLEESMELLQQVTGLLNDGGFDIHNVCSNSKEILKMVPEEKREKFGVIEDAAINGLMKTLGIVWNPDSDVFTFRIAEALQSTHFTKRMILSEISRIFDPLGFLGLVIKTAKLFMRELWLLELHCFCYLPDIL, from the coding sequence ATGGTGGAAGTTACGCCTTCGCAGAATGAAAATCCgactaaaatattttatttatcctATCATTGCGTGCTGAAACCGACTAGCTCAACCACTAAACTTCGTGTGGTTTTTGATGGTTCTGCGGAATCGTCGACAGGAGTGTCCGTCAATCAAACCCAAATGGTTGGTCCGACAGTACAGAATGACTTGGTGTCGATTCACTTGAAATTTAGAACGTTCCAGTATGCGATCAGCGcaaatattccgaaaatgtATCGACAAGTTGGGATCGATGACGtttttttgcgaattttttggaGAAACAATAGTGATGATGCCTTGAAGGTTTATGCGTTGAAAACAGTAACGTACGGTCTCGCATCATCGCCATTTCTAGCAACGATGGCATTGATACAACTGGCTAATGACGAAGAACAACGATATCCGCTTGCTGCAACGACTGTGAAGAAATCTTTTTATATCGATGATATGCTCGCCGGTGCGAATTCTTTGGAAGAGTCCATGGAGCTGCTGCAACAGGTGACCGGCTTGCTGAACGACGGTGGGTTCGACATACACAACGTTTGCTCGAACTCAAAGGAGATATTGAAAATGGTTCCCGAAGAGAAACGAGAAAAATTTGGAGTAATTGAAGACGCTGCTATCAACGGCTTGATGAAGACACTCGGAATCGTGTGGAATCCTGACAGTGATGTATTTACGTTCCGGATTGCAGAAGCACTTCAATCGACACATTTCACAAAGAGGATGATCTTGAGCGAAATTTCCAGAATTTTCGATCCACTGGGTTTCCTTGGTCTGGTGATTAAAACAGCGAAATTATTCATGAGGGAACTGTGGCTTCTCGAACTACATTGCTTCTGTTACCTGCCAGACATCCTGTGA
- the LOC129780590 gene encoding nuclear pore complex protein Nup98-Nup96-like: MEYIAMDCVIIDNFPYSKSVLIEIKDVKQISNWFIKGKILSDFFELNVKFDLTRNTIDDEVSATRLEELKPKLSDLCSAIKMFPCPTQKYRFR; this comes from the exons ATGGAGTATATTGCCATGGATTGTGTTATTATCG ACAACTTCCCTTATTCGAAATCAGTATTGATCGAGATCAAGGATGTGAAACAAATTTCCAACTGGTTCATCAAGGGCAAAATTTTGAGCGACTTCTTCGAGCTGAATGTGAAG TTCGACCTGACCCGGAACACGATTGACGATGAGGTGTCCGCAACTCGACTCGAGGAACTCAAACCAAAACTGTCCGATCTGTGCTCGGCGATCAAGATGTTCCCCTGTCCGACACAAAAGTATCGGTTCAGATAG
- the LOC129778345 gene encoding putative nuclease HARBI1, protein MDSVLLPNLAEQEEIGMPCYHRRNHRKSTDFMKLSDEAFIKSFRLSKEAFRYVLEEIENCLTTRKGGLSTEVKLAACLRFFAEGNYQHGAGQDCHIAIAQPTFSKVLTEMLNILERTLCKKWISLNMTEDEQRRAKLHFYQKTSIPGVIMCLDGTHVKIIPPKLNRNLFFNRKGFYSLNVLIVCDDQQRIRFVDPTFQGSNHDSHIWRVSPARTHFEQLHQNGEVNTKILGDAGYPSEPWLVTPFRAAEEGSLESDFNRRHALGRAIVERTIGLLKNRFRCILGARQLHYNPTKCAQIINVCCALHNICLEFSRSQ, encoded by the exons ATGGATTCCGTTTTGTTACCGAATTTGGCGGAGCAAGAAGAAATTGGAATGCCTTGCTACCATCGGCGAAACCACCGAAAATCAACCGACTTCATGAAACTTTCTGATGAAGC ATTCATCAAAAGTTTTCGTCTAAGTAAGGAAGCTTTTCGGTACGTTTTAGAGGAAATTGAGAACTGCCTTACCACAAGGAAAGGTGGTCTATCCACGGAGGTGAAACTCGCAGCATGTTTGCGATTCTTTGCTGAAGGAAATTATCAACATGGAGCAGGGCAAGATTGTCACATTGCCATAGCACAGCCCACATTTTCCAAGGTGCTGACTGAAATGCTTAACATTCTGGAGCGGACACTGTGTAAGAAATGGATTTCCCTAAATATGACGGAAGACGAACAGCGGCGTGCTAAACTACACTTCTatcagaaaacatcaattcCGGGTGTTATTATGTGTTTGGATGGAACCCACGTAAAAATTATTCCACCTAAGCtgaatcgaaatttgttttttaatcggAAGGGATTTTATAGTCTCAACGTTCTGATT GTTTGTGACGATCAGCAAAGGATTCGTTTCGTTGATCCTACCTTCCAGGGATCTAATCATGACTCTCATATATGGCGTGTAAGCCCTGCAAGAACTCACTTTGAGCAGCTTCACCAAAATGGTGAAGTTAATACTAAGATTCTAG gtgatgctGGTTATCCATCGGAACCTTGGTTAGTTACCCCATTCAGAGCAGCGGAGGAAGGGAGTTTGGAGAGCGATTTTAATCGCAGGCATGCCTTGGGTCGTGCTATCGTCGAGCGGACAATCGGTTTACTAAAAAATCGGTTTAGATGCATCCTTGGCGCGAGACAACTTCACTACAATCCTACTAAATGCGCTCAAATTATAAATGTATGCTGTGCACTTCACAATATATGCTTAGAATTTAGTCGTTCTCAGTAG